One region of Plasmodium vivax chromosome 7, whole genome shotgun sequence genomic DNA includes:
- a CDS encoding hypothetical protein, conserved (encoded by transcript PVX_099710A) translates to MIARVFFFFVFLLFSSVRTSDTPNNDGIVHIITKNIDLKQLQGTFYEIATNASDKIFPGLLCRCTKYEFSGLKRDGNLGYILVNFSCDRNYLFGEQKSEMTFKLILNKPIDENTTTVEEFNASIYLVEGNQQILLNSNVNIVYAEANEQNEYEHIIIAGQKSTEPMIVMSKYRTILLETYNKLLNSLYLAGYEPSLLSWPFIIQTDQTFCD, encoded by the exons atgattgcccgagtttttttctttttcgtgttCTTGTTGTTTTCCTCCGTGAGGACATCGGACACCCCCAACAAT gaTGGAATCGTTCACATCATCACGAAGAACATCGACTTGAAACAGCTGCAGGGAACCTTCTACGAAATCGCCACGAACGCTTCCGACAAGATATTCCCAGGGTTACTCTGCAGATGCACGAAATATGAATTTTCAGGCCTGAAGAGAGACGGCAACTTGGGATACATTTTGGTGAACTTCTCCTGCGACAGAAACTACCTGTTTGGAGAGCAGAAATCCGAAATGACtttcaaattaattttgaacAAGCCAATTGATGAAAATACCACCACTGTTGAGGAATTTAATGCCAGCATCTACCTAGTCGAGGGCAACCAACAGATTTTACTAAACAGCAACGTTAACATCGTTTATGCCGAAGCtaatgagcaaaatgaatatgAGCACATTATCATCGCTGGACAGAAATCCACCGAGCCAATGATCGTCATGTCCAAATACAGAACAATCCTCCTCGAGACCTACAACAAGCTGTTGAATTCTCTCTACTTGGCTGGATACGAGCCATCCCTCCTCAGCTGGCCATTTATCATCCAGACCGACCAGACCTTCTGTGATTGA
- a CDS encoding hypothetical protein, conserved (encoded by transcript PVX_099715A), translating into MQRIRREDYLRKCKNRDDFVYAHVRDILSHQPFDEILPTIAPFGYTSRTLFLFFPPKLEYQNGDVYIGTTKNRKRHGYGYYVYKEIGSVYQGEWIENAKSGYGTLYNSWGIVYSGEWLNNISHGFGCTYANEQLFLGTYKFGLINGVGILKKNTSYNFCLFESNRKKCKIKITKNMEVFLHCYKKDKLFLKEKLGAFFPLYADSSISRLVRQQIFRHLFGVDKSFGQFFAKGGRSERPNGGIGGGINGGASGGFLSYVNYESRINFLKGLISKGAKGGRGEETHPDGSVGSTDDSVWNSPSKGETNQRNGCNVFPFGEDKDPRGDFPSREAAKRSTRHQTSNEGRSPLFVEASIRGASRLYNSNDFFKCIPHLTSTHLLYKSDEESGSEFCPDVTPSSASSLERHFKVKQKVTAAITAAIRPVFHSNRGASEKRIITQRRQRKGRRSKLYKLLVGGGPKGEGALSNDPSEWTAECRGAQWGSVHSTGKAALVRSTLRGKAVAGRGKEMPRVQRRSHRAKKPPSPPSPPSPPSPLTRPTAMRLLTYLQRKNEKNQIECIYHWRSYHIFVLLRLFGLHKYIAAFKGNHISGFHFFTLNRNMLKMLGVDKHEHMYFLLNFVNAFSSLHDMYLQMLVPWGNITGDALLTFSSLPKSELVVLSRLGRHSPGEGASYLCYYANAPVRLKMFSGKEGQRGQSGREAPCDKPDDAAPNGDSSTVRNEEGSASPCGDGTSEGMHSHLGNPLLSAAHKFLLDEQQLSNIGESILDGWGSIRSNLASLEAHEVFRRLKGGGLPPRAQAEGNHQRGGSVKQDAKEDVAKEDDAQRQDAQRQDAHDEAATLVERIQRRTAFMKEHFVLSNLRHPNVIKYIGNVISRKKEKFGLVFECLRGMCLHDAIRDAIRGGCDAQRGQRQTCGAEGRSGAGRKALTNESVIRLFYEIAAALFYLHSKRVVHGNISSKNIFVSEDGGGVKLCNFEKASIESYYDYKLSASGGARLDGPNERWCRCCRFYPWGEAEKGGIPNGHSNRVRSKRIGGCTPPEGEKMNLPLPYITCMNEVKNIKAMVTSPLLLFQAKKFEKRTVRCDDPYAAPEVLREEECTAKCDVYAFGVVMHEVLFGGPPLMSEFMPSFFWTSTCFHQKYLHIDVDKLHGRFPNRKLFHLVVSNVLLVMRQCLSPEPTCRPDSAYLCRHFGRLLDRSAGHSSP; encoded by the exons ATGCAGAGAATACGGAGGGAAGATTACCTCAGGAAGTGTAAAAATCGAGACGACTTCGTTTACGCCCACGTGCGGGATATATTATCCCACCAGCCCTTCGACGAAATT CTGCCAACGATTGCCCCATTCGGCTACACCTCGCGcactctttttcttttcttccccccaaagCTAGAAtaccaaaatggggatgtTTACATCGGCACGACGAAGAACAGGAAGCGGCACGGCTATGGCTACTACGTCTACAAGGAGATTGGGAGCGTCTATCAGGG CGAATGGATCGAAAACGCGAAAAGCGGCTACGGGACGTTGTATAACTCGTGGGGAATTGTCTACTCAG GCGAATGGCTGAACAACATCTCCCACGGGTTTGGATGCACCTACGCGAATGAGCAGCTCTTCCTGGGGACGTACAAATTCGGACTGATAAATGGAGTgggcatattaaaaaaaaacaccagtTATAACTTTTGCTTGTTCGAGTcgaataggaaaaaatgcaaaataaaaattaccaaaaataTGGAGGTATTTCTTCACTGTtacaaaaaggataaactttttttgaaggaaaaattgggcgcctttttccccctgtacGCGGACAGCAGCATCTCACGTTTGGTGCGCCAGCAAATTTTTCGCCACCTCTTCGGCGTAGACAAGTCGTTTGGGCAGTTTTttgccaagggggggagaagcgagcGTCCAAATGGAGGCATAGGTGGAGGCATAAATGGAGGCGCAAGTGGAGGCTTCCTAAGCTACGTAAACTACGAATCGAGGATAAACTTTCTGAAGGGGCTAATTAGCAAAGGGGcgaaaggaggaagaggggaGGAGACACACCCTGACGGTAGTGTGGGCAGCACGGATGACTCAGTTTGGAATTCCCCCTCCAAGGGGGAGACCAACCAGCGCAATGGCTGTaatgtttttccatttggtgagGATAAGGACCCACGGGGGGATTTCCCCTCGAGGGAGGCAGCAAAACGTTCAACAAGGCATCAAACAAGTAATGAGGGGAGAAGTCCCCTCTTTGTGGAGGCCTCCATCAGGGGTGCAAGCCGTTTGTATAACTCAAATGATTTTTTCAAGTGCATTCCTCACCTTACATCGACGCATCTTCTTTATAAGTCCGACGAGGAGAGCGGCAGCGAGTTTTGCCCGGACGTGACTCCCTCCAGTGCCTCTTCCCTCGAACGACACTTTAAAGTGAAGCAAAAAGTAACGGCGGCGATAACGGCGGCGATTCGCCCCGTTTTCCACTCAAACAGGGGTGCAAGCGAAAAGAGGATAATAACACAGAGGAGACAGCGGAAAGGAAGGAGGTCCAAACTGTATAAGCTACTTGTGGGTGGGGGGCCCAAAGGAGAAGGTGCCTTATCGAATGATCCCAGTGAGTGGACTGCAGAGTGTAGGGGTGCCCAGTGGGGTAGCGTCCATTCGACAGGGAAAGCGGCACTTGTTCGGAGCACACTCCGCGGAAAGGCCGTCGCGGGGCGGGGAAAGGAAATGCCGCGGGTGCAAAGGCGGAGCCACAGGGCGAAAAAACCGCCATCACCGCCATCACCGCCATCACCGCCATCACCGCTAACACGGCCAACCGCCATGCGCCTGCTAACCTACCTGCAGCGGAAAAACGAGAAGAACCAAATCGAGTGCATTTACCACTGGAGGAGCTACCACATATTTGTTCTCCTGCGCCTGTTCGGCCTGCACAAGTACATTGCGGCCTTCAAGGGCAACCACATTAGCggcttccactttttcacGCTCAACCGAAACATGCTGAAGATGCTGGGCGTAGACAAGCATGAGCATATGTACTTTCTACTGAATTTTGTAAACGCCTTTAGCAGTCTACATGACATGTATCTGCAGATGCTCGTCCCCTGGGGGAACATAACTGGGGATGCACTGCTAACCTTCAGCTCTCTGCCCAAATCTGAGCTGGTTGTGCTCAGTCGGTTGGGAAGACACAGCCCTGGGGAGGGGGCATCATACCTGTGTTACTATGCAAATGCACCTGTGAGGCTGAAAATGTTTTCGGGGAAGGAGGGACAAAGGGGCCAATCTGGCAGGGAAGCGCCATGTGATAAGCCGGATGATGCcgcaccaaatggggactcCAGCACAGTTAGGAATGAAGAAGGGAGTGCTTCTCCCTGTGGTGATGGAACCTCCGAAGGGATGCACTCCCACTTGGGTAATCCCCTCCTGAGCGCCGCACACAAGTTTCTGTTGGACGAGCAGCAGCTTAGCAACATAGGGGAGAGCATCTTGGACGGGTGGGGCAGCATCAGAAGTAACCTGGCCAGTTTGGAGGCGCACGAGGTGTTTAGGCGGttgaagggggggggcctcccccccagggCCCAAGCGGAGGGAAaccaccaaagggggggaagtgtaAAGCAGGACGCGAAGGAGGATGTCGCGAAGGAGGACGATGCACAAAGGCAAGACGCACAAAGGCAAGACGCCCATGACGAAGCGGCCACCCTGGTGGAGAGGATCCAACGAAGAACCGCCTTCATGAAGGAGCACTTCGTCCTCTCGAATTTGAGGCACCCCAATGTGATCAAATACATAGGCAACGTTATAagcaggaagaaggaaaagttCGGTTTGGTGTTCGAGTGCCTCAGGGGGATGTGCCTCCACGATGCGATTCGCGATGCGATCCGCGGTGGATGTGATGCGCAGCGGGGGCAGAGGCAAACGTGTGGAGCGGAGGGGCGAAGTGGGGCAGGTAGGAAGGCCCTAACGAACGAGAGCGTTATCCGCCTTTTCTACGAAATCGCGGCTGCCTTATTTTACCTGCACAGCAAGCGCGTCGTGCATGGGAATATaagcagcaaaaatatattcgtgTCTGAAGACGGGGGAGGCGTCAAGCTGTGCAACTTTGAGAAGGCCTCCATAGAGAGTTACTACGATTATAAGTTGAGCGCCTCGGGGGGGGCTCGCCTCGACGGACCGAATGAGCGGTGGTGCCGCTGCTGCCGCTTCTACCCCTGGGGAGAGGCCGAGAAAGGGGGAATCCCAAACGGGCACTCAAATCGTGTCAGGAGCAAACGGATCGGGGGCTGCACCCCCCCGGAGGGAGAGAAAATGAATTTGCCCCTTCCGTACATAACCTGCATGAAtgaagttaaaaatataaaggcCATGGTGACCTCTCCTTTGTTGCTCTTCCAAGCCAAAAAATTTGAGAAGCGAACTGTCCGTTGCGATGACCCCTATGCTGCTCCAGAGGTGTTAAGAGAAGAAGAATGTACCGCCAAATGTGACGTCTACGCATTTGGGGTTGTTATGCACGAAGTTCTGTTTGGTGGGCCTCCCCTGATGAGCGAGTTCATGCCATCCTTCTTTTGGACGTCCACTTGCTTTCACCAGAAATACCTACACATCGATGTGGACAAATTGCATGGGAGGTTCCCTAATAGGAAGCTCTTCCACTTGGTGGTGAGCAACGTCTTGCTGGTCATGCGCCAGTGCCTGAGCCCGGAACCCACTTGCAGGCCCGATTCGGCCTACCTGTGCAGGCACTTCGGGCGCCTGCTCGACCGCTCGGCAGGGCATAGTAGCCCATAG
- a CDS encoding hypothetical protein, conserved (encoded by transcript PVX_099705A), with translation MASAEGCSPNVAAANPVAAREAYLASSRENDALREKAIAWQGGNEEEERQEQSKSPIERKKNVSIIHIHKFINKLKNASAANLEQSYLQTLLEDIKHLNISKYLSEILNCVLNLIHHVRRYSDLFLFVSFIRYVCVNYEHVSEHIDRAIFAKYFRLDEEDKNYFFLVFYELYNNVSESSLSANYAFCQSPLARGVCSGGEYEGANEGVNAAANVPANVPTNVAANVGATSLASDGPSASAKGDGLARQLKELRAFQKAKATAVKNLHTHLRKEGREADSFLLEHDLFSNEGKETKGWKSNLADQKAYIKEMLNDPNLLKKIKKKNKKRRLLLCMYLELVLHNICKNRDLLTYMFMNISFFFTLILDAQVTDRERIGLTAPPQEKRDVSLYATRLDVMREVKKHLAVSTVVTYDYVFANAGTLFGGGSGRAVDGSGKAVDGSGRAVDGCGSTGGGTVSNAPSKGITANAANTTNAANHANAANEANPALRLGEVKSHVVNLLRVFHHSSMANLLVYLYGEHLINEYSSGRKKSPCQTEDYNFFSVYDRCEKLCCFLGLEVPSLDAIQVVGIDLLGMKDASVNHIKLFDKMKNNSRKDKDGPGDETICFWANEEEKAFYTKFPDYSSINIALHEDEEGEEDTGIAPTNAATPTNAAAPTNAANHATPANAANAGGPEAPARRDPKKGFPRYLEKLLHMNSEKELEDQVMTFLLNYNTKRKRKLVASSITHINQVVLNLIPFYCRYVAIINVYRKDMALAVLEEVKRITEKLIKEKLPCQNKKTKCIKYLCELAKFKLLDITYILDVLHLLNENFTPDHAELSLYILESCSLLLINNSKTHIRFINMLQKIKKMKSSRNLSTSFDLLFEECCIKIEQEFDPNKKNLKKKKTKSKYTEENQKKKNFLKKLLFHDIEEVPVEEISTHMRKFNWDDLFFTCLFRKYIFKFLAYMSIYQIGSLASLLFYIAMHRPCFVTQVIDELYERIVHIIERNDFKRFNLLIQYAHLFSELFIYRMLSSSSVLDLLYFLVALSDADMANSHHVASIHRLFHENRREALAWRGSSAGSQPGRGGTFEGATFEGATLERATFEDAAFRDTPFGEAAFQDAAFHGDHFPRGDYANPLHKLLLINKRSPVFLNLLQDPDCSSFINIKMICIIVERCGKYFQNAPLLKFKLTKFFLIFARFLRVQEPLPVYVTDLTNNVFDMFCRDMRALATVRQVDKYLLRLLACEYRVYLSTNPPCGITGGGASHGGDSPPLVTEEELTFRLDAEDAAEQHNDAGREKLKGNTRRGGSGPQAKTGQYAHGGAYWDGYGGGYQDRYAGGYQDRYAGTRVRGTTAEDGVPKEKDQRGSHPNQEDATADEDIDEEINAIIKSSILENRSCQSRRAAPQNIKNATLYGKLLGRAGIPVGAKCAK, from the coding sequence ATGGCGTCCGCGGAAGGCTGTAGCCCCAACGTGGCTGCCGCCAACCCGGTTGCCGCGCGCGAGGCGTACCTGGCCAGCTCCCGAGAAAACGACGCACTGCGGGAAAAGGCGATAGCGTGGCAAGGCGGaaacgaagaggaggagcggcaggaGCAAAGCAAAAGCCCGatcgaaaggaagaagaacgtGAGCATAATTCATATTCACAAATTTATTAACAAGTTGAAAAACGCAAGTGCAGCCAACTTAGAACAGAGCTACCTCCAAACGTTGCTGGAGGACATTAAGCACCTGAACATCTCCAAGTACTTAAGCGAAATTTTAAACTGCGTGCTGAATTTGATACATCACGTTAGGAGGTACTCAGATCTGTTCCTTTTCGTTAGCTTCATTCGGTATGTGTGTGTGAACTACGAGCATGTGAGTGAGCATATCGATCGGGCCAtctttgcaaaatatttccggttggatgaggaggacaaaaattactttttccTGGTTTTCTACGAGCTGTATAACAACGTTAGCGAGTCTAGCCTCTCCGCCAACTACGCCTTTTGCCAGTCGCCCCTCGCCCGGGGGGTCTGCAGTGGGGGGGAGTACGAGGGGGCGAATGAAGGGGTGAACGCGGCAGCTAACGTGCCAGCAAACGTGCCTACTAACGTGGCCGCTAACGTGGGAGCTACCTCCTTGGCGAGTGATGGGCCGAGCGCTTCCGCAAAGGGCGACGGCCTGGCGCGCCAGCTGAAGGAGCTGCGGGCCTTCCAGAAGGCAAAAGCCACGGCGGTGAAAAACCTGCACACACACCTGCGCAAGGAGGGGCGCGAAGCGGACTCGTTCCTTCTCGAGCACGACCTGTTCTCGAACGAAGGCAAGGAGACAAAAGGGTGGAAGAGCAACCTAGCGGACCAAAAGGCATACATAAAGGAAATGCTAAACGATCCGAATctcctaaaaaaaataaaaaaaaaaaacaaaaaaaggagactaCTCCTCTGCATGTACTTAGAACTGGTGCTACACAACATCTGCAAGAATAGGGACCTGCTAACCTACATGTTTATGAACatatcatttttctttactttAATTTTGGACGCGCAAGTGACTGATAGGGAGAGAATTGGCTTGACTGCACCTCCGCAGGAGAAGCGAGACGTGAGTCTTTACGCCACAAGACTGGATGTGATGCgcgaagtgaagaagcaccTCGCGGTCAGCACGGTGGTGACGTACGACTACGTCTTCGCGAATGCGGGCACGCtcttcgggggggggagcggcagagcAGTCGATGGGAGTGGCAAAGCAGTCGATGGGAGTGGCAGAGCAGTTGATGGGTGTGGCAGCACTGGCGGAGGAACCGTCTCGAATGCCCCTTCCAAAGGTATCACCGCTAACGCGGCTAACACtactaacgccgctaaccacgCTAACGCGGCAAACGAGGCTAACCCCGCGCTGCGGCTGGGCGAGGTGAAAAGCCACGTGGTGAACCTCCTGCGCGTGTTCCACCACAGCAGCATGGCCAACCTGCTGGTGTACCTCTACGGGGAGCACCTCATCAACGAGTACAGCAGCGGCAGGAAGAAGAGCCCCTGCCAGACGGAGGACTATAACTTTTTTAGTGTATACGATAGGTGCGAGAAGCTGTGTTGCTTCTTAGGGTTGGAAGTCCCCAGTCTGGACGCCATTCAAGTGGTGGGCATCGACCTGCTGGGGATGAAGGACGCCAGCGTCAATCACATAAAGCTGTTTGATAAGATGAAGAACAACAGCCGGAAGGATAAGGACGGGCCGGGCGACGAGACCATCTGCTTCTGGGCcaacgaggaggagaaggccTTCTACACCAAGTTCCCCGACTACTCCAGCATCAACATCGCGCTGCATGAGGACGAGGAGGGAGAGGAGGACACGGGCATAGCGCCCACCAACGCTGCCACCCCCACCAACGCTGCCGCCCCCACTAATGCCGCAAACCACGCCACCCCCGCTAACGCGGCCAACGCGGGCGGCCCGGAGGCCCCCGCCCGCAGGGACCCCAAGAAGGGGTTCCCGAGGTACCTGGAGAAGCTGCTGCACATGAACAGCGAGAAGGAGCTGGAGGACCAGGTGATGACCTTCCTGCTGAACTACAACACGAAGCGGAAGCGGAAGCTCGTGGCGAGCAGCATCACGCACATCAACCAGGTGGTGCTGAACCTGATCCCCTTCTACTGCCGATACGTAGCCATCATTAACGTCTACAGAAAGGACATGGCGCTGGCTGTCCTCGAGGAGGTAAAGCGAATAACAGAAAAGCTAATTAAGGAGAAACTGCCttgccaaaataaaaaaacaaaatgcatAAAGTACCTCTGCGAGTTGGCCAAGTTTAAGCTGCTAGACATCACATACATTTTGGACGTCCTACATTTgctaaatgaaaattttaccCCCGATCACGCGGAGCTGTCACTGTACATTTTGGAGAGCTGCTCCCTCCTCCTGATTAACAACTCAAAGACACACATACgctttataaatatgttgcagaaaataaaaaaaatgaaaagctcCAGGAATCTATCCACCTCGTTTGATCTACTCTTCGAAGAGTGTTGCATCAAGATAGAGCAAGAATTTGAtccgaacaaaaaaaatttaaaaaaaaaaaaaacaaaatcaaaatatacaGAGGagaatcaaaaaaaaaaaaactttttaaaaaagttgctTTTCCATGATATAGAGGAAGTTCCAGTGGAGGAGATTAGCACCCACATGAGGAAGTTCAATTGGGACGACCTGTTTTTTACTTGCCTGTTTAgaaagtacatttttaaatttcttgcCTACATGAGCATCTACCAAATAGGGAGTTTGGCATCTCTTTTGTTTTACATCGCCATGCACAGGCCCTGCTTCGTCACCCAAGTTATTGATGAGCTGTATGAGCGCATCGTGCACATCATCGAGAGGAACGATTTTAAAAGGTTCAATTTGCTCATTCAGTATGCTCACTTATTTTCGGAGCTTTTCATTTATAGGATGCTCAGCTCGAGCAGTGTATTAGACCTGCTGTACTTTTTGGTGGCCCTTTCCGATGCGGACATGGCCAACTCCCACCACGTGGCGAGCATCCACCGGCTCTTCCACGAGAACCGCCGCGAGGCGCTGGCGTGGCGGGGGAGTTCTGCGGGGAGCCAGCCGGGAAGGGGAGGCACCTTTGAGGGCGCCACGTTTGAGGGTGCCACGTTGGAGAGAGCCACGTTTGAGGATGCCGCGTTTAGGGACACCCCTTTCGGAGAGGCCGCCTTTCAGGACGCCGCTTTCCATGGGGACCACTTCCCCCGCGGCGACTACGCAAACCCGCTGCACAAGCTCCTGCTCATCAACAAGCGCAGCCCCGTGTTCCTCAACCTGCTGCAGGACCCCGACTGCAGCAGCTTTATTAACATCAAGATGATCTGCATCATCGTGGAGCGCTGTGGAAAGTACTTCCAGAATGCCCCCCTCCTGAAGTTCAAACTCACCAAGTTCTTTTTAATCTTCGCCAGATTTCTCCGCGTGCAGGAACCCCTCCCCGTGTATGTTACAGATCTAACCAATAACGTCTTCGATATGTTTTGCAGAGACATGCGGGCGCTGGCAACGGTGAGGCAGGTGGACAAGTACCTCCTCCGGCTGCTAGCGTGTGAGTACCGAGTGTACCTCAGCACCAACCCCCCGTGCGGCATCACCGGGGGCGGTGCTTCTCATGGGGGAGACTCCCCCCCGCTTGTCACCGAAGAAGAACTAACCTTTCGACTCGACGCGGAAGATGCAGCGGAGCAGCACAACGACGCAGGCCGGGAGAAGCTGAAGGGGAACAcccgcagggggggaagcgggccGCAGGCCAAAACGGGTCAGTACGCCCACGGGGGTGCCTACTGGGATGGCTACGGAGGTGGCTACCAAGATCGCTACGCGGGTGGCTACCAAGATCGCTACGCAGGCACACGGGTGCGGGGCACCACAGCAGAGGACGGCGTCCCCAAGGAGAAGGACCAGCGGGGCAGCCACCCCAATCAGGAGGACGCAACTGCCGACGAAGACATCGACGAGGAAATTAACGCAATAATTAAGTcatccattttggaaaaccgGTCTTGCCAGAGCAGGAGGGCCGCCCCGCAGAACATCAAGAACGCCACGCTGTATGGCAAGCTGCTCGGCCGGGCGGGCATCCCGGTCGGCGCCAAGTGTGCCAAGTGA